In the Dictyostelium discoideum AX4 chromosome 6 chromosome, whole genome shotgun sequence genome, TCCAAAGAGGCATGAATTGATTCCTTAATGAGATGAATGCCACCAATCACTTTTTCAGTACTTTCAGCATCTTTAACTATGAGAATGTTGTTTGGATCTGTTACTTTTCTACCGAtacttttgattttatttaaaagtttttcaaCTCCTTGTTGTTGGCCACTTGCCAAGAAGGAAAGATTAGTAGCACCAAtactattaccaccattacctTCGAATGCACGAGTTGGTGATTGATTTCTATTGATACATGAATCGATTTCCTTCCAAATTTGTTGGAATTTTGGTTCACGATGACATTGAATAATATCATTCAAAGGTGTTGGCATATTCTTGAGGGTTAAATTTCTCTCTAAACCCACTTGAAAACCAGCGAAACCAATGGCAGttgttaaattatcatcCCAAATCAAAGTATGTAAAGTTTTATTGGTTTGCAATGCTTTACCCAATCCAATGGCACCTTTTGGACCCATTTGGTGACCAGAAATATCCAATTCCAATAAACTTGAATTGGTTGCCAATGAATAAATCAATGAAAGAATATCGGCTTTCAAAGGTGATTTACTATTACCAACTGTCATATGAAGTGTTTCCAATGGACATTCAGACTCTAACAATGATATAACACTTTCAATTGCTGATGGTCTAGATTTGGTTTTAGattgtttaaaattaccattcaaaattaatttctttattgtaCTATTACCAACAAATCCATCACAAATTACTGATACACCTTCATCACCAAAATCATTTTCTGATAcatctaaataaataacatttgataatttatctgTTGCTAATGATGCTAACATTCTTGCACCTGCAATACCTAAatcattattcttttttatttattattattattattattattattattattattattattaaaaaaatataaaattaatatttttaatatttttttaattttctattttactactattaaaattaaaacttactTTAAGATCTAATACAACATcttgtaaataaatatttgaagTAATTGCAACAACTAATTcctttaaattttcaacagGTACTTTTGTACCAGATAAATTGAAATGTTTTAAAGTTGAAGAAGCACCAATGAATCTAACTAAATGTGGTACTTCTTTTTTggttaatttattatcagaGATATCAATTGTTTTAAGTTCAGCACAACCAATTACCAATGCGCCTACAATTGTTTCCATTGATGGTGTTGTATTTGAAATGTTTAAAGTTTTCAATGTATTTGGACTTGCTAAAAAACTTGATAAACCAGCACTACCATCTGCTTCCATCTTATTAcctgataaatttaaataagatAATGTTGATGACAtctttatattctttttcaatGCATTAGTTAATACTGAAATACCAGCTTTATTACAATTTGTATTTGAAACATCTAATGATGCAATACCTCTTAAACTTgactaaaataataataataattataaataataataataaatattaatattaatatttttaattaaaaaataaagttttttttttttttttttttctcaaaaaaaaaatacatacagCAACATAACTTGAAAAAGCTGTCATACCTTTATCttcaatttgattatttgaaatatcaatTGCAGTAAGtgctaaatttttatttgaagacAAAGCTGTTGCAATAATTGGCATAGTATCATGTTTTAAACcaacattatttaaactaaGATCTTCAACTGTTGAATTACATTTTAATACCTCTGCTAAATATCCAAATTGttctttattaaaagtatagcttttttttttttaacatatattaatattttaaaaataaaaatcatttaaataatttttaaaattacaaaaacttacttattaaaattaaaactcttaaaataattattatattttaaagcACCTAATAAACATCTAATAGTATCACCAGCAGAAGTtggtaattcaatttcaccaatattaaaagatCTAATATTTTTAGAGGAGATAATATTTGTCATATCCCAACAGATATCATCACGTGGTGGAACACCAAGATGATCACAAATCGATTGATAAGTTTCAACGAAACCACCACATGGTAAATCCTTTTGTTCAATTTCCACCAATCTTGAATCTTTAATATCGGTACATTTGAAAGTTGATTCCTCTGGACAACCAAAGAATTGATGATTAAAAGTAACACGAATTTGATTAATGATTTCATCggttttatttgtaattaaacCATATGAGAATTGTTTATTATCAACTTTGGCAACGATGGTAAATTCATTTGAAGTTGATGATTTAATCTCTTGAATATCTAATAAATGTATATCTTTCTTTACTTTGTTTTGACTtggtttcaaaaaaaaaatacgattttttgtaattaaaataattcttttactTGGTTtcttatttttctttttactaattttatctccaattgataataataaactttcTTGATTCTTTTGTGTTAAAAGATTAGtaataaattctaaaattaaaaataaaaaattagaattttagtattttaattatatatatagatataaaatttaatatacaattattatgattatcaTACTTCTATCATTTGGTGATATTTCTTCtgacattttttattttttatttttttttattttttttttttgatgaatacttgaaaaaaaaaataaaaaaatgtggtaagtaattactttttttttttttttttttttttttaatatataaatatatacaaatacaaatacacaaacaaatttaattgaataaattgttttgtactaataaataattaaataaataataaatgaaattgggtgaacaaaaatttttaaaaattaaataaaaaaaaaaaaaaaagattttttttttaaaaaaaaaaaattaataaaaaaaaaaataaaaaaaaaaaaattaaaaaaaattgtttatgaGAACGAGTGGGGCAATAAATATCACAGATCTgaaattgattgttttttattttttttattttttattttttttttttttgtttttttttttatttttttttttttatttttctttccaaacataatttgattttaaaataaaataatttttaaataattgttaccctttcaattaattttttattttccataaATTCTTCTCTATTAATTTCTTGTAtaattgatggtgatggcaatgaaatatttgaattaaattgtggtgataaataattattaacattataattaaaattatttgaagggaaaagttgttgttttttttgactactatcattatcataattattattattattattactattactattattatttaatggaaATACTTcttcttgattttttaattgtttttcttgATCAACACTAGTGTTATCGATTTCAGAATTTTCATAAcgatcaacatcaacatcatcatcatcataattatcattatgatcatcatcactatcattaaaatcaccaacaaataaatcatcatctGATAGATTTCTTCCAGCACCATCATTTTCACAACTTGCACCACAATCACTAACATATGTAGCATCAGCATTACCATAAGCTtctctttttaattgatctaaAGTTACTCTTAATCTAATTTTTAAAGGATCAGACCAAtcataatttgaaattttattacattttaatATGAATTCTATTGATTTCTCTTTGTCCctcttttgataataaatttcacTCATTTCATATAATGAATATGGTATATAAAACTTTTCAGTGATATATTGTTGCATTTCTAAAACCTCTTCAAAACATTCCATCGattgatcaattaaatcaatacttttaaatattgcACCTTTTAACATTAAATAAGATGCtctatcatttattaaattctcttgatttataatattttctctttttttaattaaatttgaaattgtagatttaaaaaatgatgttgttgaattattattattattaatattattattattattattattattattattattattattattattattattattattattattattattattattattattcataagctcattattatttataatattatttaaattaaattgaaaaacatttgattttttagctaataaatttaaaagatcaaTAGTTTTTAAAGCTATAGACTTTTCCATTTTAGCCAAGTCTCTACGAATGTAAAGTATTTCAAATGCTGAGAAATTACCACCATTTAAAAGGTACCTTTGAGCTTGTCTTTGAATTactgaatcaattgaatttgatttcttacaaaaatgtttaattatAGTTTGTAACATTAATTTACCTTTATCAAATTGATCATTCATAATATAACAACTTGCTAATTGTAAAGCACATAATGAAcgaatttgaaatttattcTCATCCTTAattaacaattcaaatatatCAATAGCTTTATTCCATTGCATTTTAATACAATAGCAACATGCTAAttcatatttaaaaatcaatggTTGTTTATCTTGTGGAGTTTGCTGCTGctgatgattattattatcatcattatcattataattattatttgaataattgtaaaatgaAATTGCAAATTCTAAACAACGTATAcctaaatcaattttattttgttttctaTAACAATGTGAACCAAATACTTGAAATAGTGAACTGTTTGGATActtttctaaattattttcaattaattgttgagCTTCATTCAATTGATGTACTGGATTATATAAACCTCTTGGtagtattaaattattaaataaaattaacattGTTGCAAATTGTGATCTAATTCCACCACTATTTAAACAATCtcttatataaattaatccTTGTTCTCTATCACATTTAAATCCAaccaattcaattaattttaaatattttgaagGTATAATAGATGTTGCATAATAGAAAAAACCAACACCGAATCTTAAACACTCTAATAAATCTTTcgaatatttaaatgatgatggtgatggtgatgatgatgattctgattgttcttcttgtttaatttgttttaaagttTCTTCAAAAACTTTCCAACTTGATCTTAAATTTAGACAACCTTTAAATTTTTGGTCGCttgaaatttgtaaaattgcTAACATGTATAATGAATCACCTAATATGATTTTACAATCTAGtatatgatttttaaaatcatttttttgattaacgattttaaattgataattataattttgtggaattttgttttgttcaaattgttttataCACTTTTCTGATAATTCTTtagtttcttttaattttttaattgccAATTCagtttcattttcatttgctgttataaatgattttaaaaatgatgttTCTGCATTATGTAATGAATATCTAGGTGTGGTTTTTGAatgtttttcaaatattttttctgcttctttaaaattattattccaTAATAATTCCAatgcattattaatttcatttgggAAAAAtgaccttttttttttttttttttttttttttttatttatttcctttttaaaaaaaaatctatttttaaaataaaaaaaataagttaaaaaataaataaaaataaataaataaataaattaattaattaattaattaattaattaataattaaataaataaataaataaataataaatataattaaataaaaatttttggaaaaaaaaaaaaaaaaaaaaaaaaaatttatgtgcagcaatttttaaaataaaataatactttttgttttttattttgaaacaaagaaaaataaatggtttttttgataatcttttctaaaaatagaaattttgtaatttattttttgtataaGAAccgtaaaaaaaataaaaagttaaaaataaaaataaaattaaaaaaagtaaaaaaaaagataaaagtaaaaaaaaataggttacaaattattgaaaaaaaaaaaaattggatgtGGTGTGGTttagtatttaaaattgtttttacatttttattgGGGAGAGGAGGGGGTTACTTGttttttctaaacatttttataattaattatttagagttattttttaaaaaaaaactattcaaagtaaacaattaattaaattaattttttaaaaaactcattcctctttattttcttaaaaaaaaaaaaaaaaaaaaaaaaaaaaaaaatttaaatcaataagataattttattttatccttgaagtaataataataaaaacaaatgattATTTTGCTCATTCCACTGATTaattaccatttaaattaattctctcaataattttaattttaaaaaaaaaaaaaaaaaaaaaaaaaagatccaatttatttttaatttattattcatttacaCATGcattgtaaaataaaattaaaaacaagcgatacattttaataaaaaaatgagatAAAGAATGTATAATATTTttgagatatttttaaatccaattaatttctttttattgaatcattttttttcttttttttttttttttcatatccAAATGAGCCAAACACCGCatgattataatatttttttttttttttttttttttttttttttcggtCAGACAcgatttataaataaaagtgGTGTTTTGTCCATTAacccatttttaaattgtttatttcatttttataattatattttaaataagtTGAGAAAagattacaattttttttttaattgttgagatttaatttactaatgattatttaattttttcaataaaccaaagatttttttttcttttttttctttttttttcttttttttttcttttttactttgaaaaaaatattaacatcatttttattataaataatgttttttaaaaacttttaattacattttttattaatttatataatatatataaatttttgggataaaaaaaaaaaaaaaaaaaaatatttaattgaaaacattttaatttttttaaaatttacatttaaatatataaaatatatataaatatatatagatATAACAATGGAAATTTTaacatttataatttatttaattacatttttcattctttttgatttcgtaagttgatttttttttaacattttccacatttttttttttttttttcataatctttttttttaataatctttttttttcaatatttttctttatcattttttttaaaccactaatttaataataattgataaacaattgtttattattattataaaaaaaaaaaagtataaaaaaaataaaagatatagTAAATCACCAAATAAAGAAGCAAATGGACCATGGTCACTTCCTATCATTGGTGGATTACATTTAATTGGTGATAGACCAAATAGATCATTCTCTGAATTGTCAAAGATTTATGGTGGGATTTATAAGATTTGGTTAGCTGAAAGAATGTTAATGATTGTTACAGACCCAGAGATAATTCAAGATATTTGGATTAAACAACAcgataaatttgtaaatagaCCACACAATATTACAAGtcaaatattttcattaaatcatAAATCTTTAGtatttggtgatgttgatgaatGGAATAAAGTTAGACCAAAGATGACATGTCATTtcactaaaattaaattaaattcaacaaagCCAAAACAAATTGTAaatgatcaattaaaaaaaatgttaaaaataatgacaaCACATTCATTAGATTCTAAACCAGtaagtttattaaattttttccataatattattaaaaagttttatatgatttattatttttttttttttttttaatttttagtttaatcaatatgtttatttaaatacatATTCAATGAATATTATACTTGGGTTAAtgttatcaattgaattaccaCATTCAAATAGTAATGATAAGGATGGACAATTTTCAAAGGTATTACattcaattgatgaaatatttaaatcaattggaaCAAATGGTCCAGAAGATATATTTCCaacattattaccattttttaAGAATAGAATATCAACATTTacaaatcatttaaatgtaATTAAAGATTTCATTAGATCAATTTATaaacaacaaattaaaacatttgatattaatattgaacCAAGAAATATTATGGATTGTTTAATTTCTGAATATTATGAAGATGATGACCAAGAGGATGAAGTTGctaaacaagaattaattattcaattatGTATTGATATGTTAGTTGCTGCAACTGATACATCTGCAAGTACATTGGAATGGTTTATGTTATTTATGATCAACAATCCAAATTTACAAGAAGATCTTTATGAAGAAGTTGTAAATGTAGTTGGTAAAGATTGTCCATATGTTACATTTGATGATGTACCAAAATTAGCTTTAATCAAAGCATGTTATTTTGAAATACTTAGAATTCGTCCAGTtacatcattatcattaccacGTGTTTCTATGGAAGATACAACCActttaaatgatattttcATTCCAAAAGATACAATTatcattcaaaatattttcgGTATGGGTAATTCTGAAAAATTCGTTTCAAATCCAACTGTTTTCAATCCATCAAGATGGttagaatataaaaaaatgaaagattTAAATCAGTTTGGTAATAGAGATGATAGTATTGATACTACcaatactactactaatacCACTTTAAATGGTACCACTAGCAAATACTATAATGATTTGGAAAGAGTTTCAATCCCATTTGGTGTTGGTAAAAGAAGATGTATGGCACCGAGTATGGCTGATCATAATGTTTTAATTGCAATGGcaaatattgttttaaatttcacAATGAAATCAAGTGATCCAAAACAAATGCCACTCTCTGAAGAAGAACAATATGCAATCACTATTAAACCAAAATATCCATTCAaagtattatttgaaaaaagatCATAATCTatacttaataataataattaaattgtaacatactattttcttttttttttaaataaaaataaataaaaataaataaaaaaaaaaaaagataaatgtatagtttttttttatttttttatttatgcTTCAGGGTTACCAATTGGATGGGAA is a window encoding:
- the CYP520A1 gene encoding cytochrome P450 family protein, whose protein sequence is MEILTFIIYLITFFILFDFYKKNKRYSKSPNKEANGPWSLPIIGGLHLIGDRPNRSFSELSKIYGGIYKIWLAERMLMIVTDPEIIQDIWIKQHDKFVNRPHNITSQIFSLNHKSLVFGDVDEWNKVRPKMTCHFTKIKLNSTKPKQIVNDQLKKMLKIMTTHSLDSKPFNQYVYLNTYSMNIILGLMLSIELPHSNSNDKDGQFSKVLHSIDEIFKSIGTNGPEDIFPTLLPFFKNRISTFTNHLNVIKDFIRSIYKQQIKTFDINIEPRNIMDCLISEYYEDDDQEDEVAKQELIIQLCIDMLVAATDTSASTLEWFMLFMINNPNLQEDLYEEVVNVVGKDCPYVTFDDVPKLALIKACYFEILRIRPVTSLSLPRVSMEDTTTLNDIFIPKDTIIIQNIFGMGNSEKFVSNPTVFNPSRWLEYKKMKDLNQFGNRDDSIDTTNTTTNTTLNGTTSKYYNDLERVSIPFGVGKRRCMAPSMADHNVLIAMANIVLNFTMKSSDPKQMPLSEEEQYAITIKPKYPFKVLFEKRS
- the carmil gene encoding leucine-rich repeat-containing protein (Similar to LRR), whose product is MSEEISPNDRKFITNLLTQKNQESLLLSIGDKISKKKNKKPSKRIILITKNRIFFLKPSQNKVKKDIHLLDIQEIKSSTSNEFTIVAKVDNKQFSYGLITNKTDEIINQIRVTFNHQFFGCPEESTFKCTDIKDSRLVEIEQKDLPCGGFVETYQSICDHLGVPPRDDICWDMTNIISSKNIRSFNIGEIELPTSAGDTIRCLLGALKYNNYFKSFNFNNYTFNKEQFGYLAEVLKCNSTVEDLSLNNVGLKHDTMPIIATALSSNKNLALTAIDISNNQIEDKGMTAFSSYVASSLRGIASLDVSNTNCNKAGISVLTNALKKNIKMSSTLSYLNLSGNKMEADGSAGLSSFLASPNTLKTLNISNTTPSMETIVGALVIGCAELKTIDISDNKLTKKEVPHLVRFIGASSTLKHFNLSGTKVPVENLKELVVAITSNIYLQDVVLDLKNNDLGIAGARMLASLATDKLSNVIYLDVSENDFGDEGVSVICDGFVGNSTIKKLILNGNFKQSKTKSRPSAIESVISLLESECPLETLHMTVGNSKSPLKADILSLIYSLATNSSLLELDISGHQMGPKGAIGLGKALQTNKTLHTLIWDDNLTTAIGFAGFQVGLERNLTLKNMPTPLNDIIQCHREPKFQQIWKEIDSCINRNQSPTRAFEGNGGNSIGATNLSFLASGQQQGVEKLLNKIKSIGRKVTDPNNILIVKDAESTEKVIGGIHLIKESIHASLEMELNQKLKDFVQVVNDVINAKKNEMTQQILESMQNTFQSMDGPTIKRLATTIQYGSKDVDEQQIHSTLVKGAGAELSSRAHECFISALDIASDYTYEKITIGLDSVFKDLILEESQAQNEASGATPIPDSPVPTRSPQPTSPPITPQPTPTTNVPPVTAPRTGAAAPLKPANPPPVSTTTTPPVSTTPKPTQPVSKFGAKLSANSAVAEAIARNMGGGAPPIRKPVAPEPEPEPVTPTKDVTPLKSKPVVAPRSTPTTSTPTKTPVKKPSGPSVPGSLSDAPESDSAELTHVTASRPHIASKRKPPTRRPRPPTEN